The sequence ttttagttttcaaaaaaagtgaactgaaaactaaaaactaaaaatgaaattgTTATCAAACTGCCCCTAAATATTTGTTTTATGAGAACAAGATATATTCTATTATTTTATTCAGGCTTGTATCTTCTTCCTATGTACGAACCATCTTTAGCCGAAAGTCTGTTAAAACAATGTACTGCAGAGTTTAAGGATTTGCAAAGAAAGCCTgtgatattttgacaaaatttggaGTTTTTAATCTAAACTTGAAATTCGGAGTTTTAAATTTACACATTTGTACGAGTGCCATGTGAAAATAGATGCAGAACATTTACATAGGTAGGATTGTAAATGTAAACGTTTCCTATCTGGTTTCCTAATTGGTTGTGCAGGACCAACCTGAAAAGCATGTTGATGCAGGACAATGTTCTACTCTGTTCATTGCAAATCTAGGTCCAAATTGCACGGAAGATGAGTTGAAGCAAGTTCTATCTCAGTGAGTAGCTGCTATTCTTCTCCCGGATACTCTCACTTGTCGTTGTATTGAAAGGGACGGGGGAGATTTGGTTGAATAAACTTCTTATTAGTTGGCTCTCCTCAGACTATCTCCATATTTAAACTGCATAATCATCCTTTGAATAAATTACTGGAAAAATGATGACCTCAATTGGTGTCAGGTATACTGGATTCAACGTGATCAAACTGCGTGCTAAAGGTGGAATGCCAGTTGCATTTGCTGATTTTGAGGTACCCCATCCCTAATGCTGACATTTTCATTGTTCAATTACGACATTTGGGAAAGAGAAAAAGATTTGAACTTGGTACCTAGGAGCTTAATGCACATAGTATGAATGAATATGTTGGGTATTATTtttccttcttcaatattttattaaaacaaaaacaaggtaTGCAATCAAAGGGTCGTTTTAGCACCAAAGCTAATGGTCTGAGTCTGGCTAAGTTCTTTATTCTCTGGCAGGAAATTGAACAAGCTAACAAAGCCATGGATGAACTTCGTGGAAGCTCGTTACCATCTTCAGACAGGGGCGGCATGCATATAGAGTATTCCCCCTCCTCTCATTTTCTATTATCCTCTGTGCAAAACAATcacattattaattaatttttcatctcCTCTAGATATGCAAGGTCTAAAATGAGGAAGTCGTAGAAGAAAAGGGACTGAGGTAAACAACAGTCAGGCAGGTTCAAGCATCCTGTTTTCGACCATACTGCATCAACCGCTGTTTTCTAAACCCAGCGTAGCTGTTACCGTGCTCCAAGTCCAACtttaattttgagtttcaaacaCTCCCAACATTGTAAGACTACACATGATTCTTCCTATTACAAATTTTGCAGATAGTTGTGACTTGAACTCATGCAGTGCGGTTACAATTTATGTTTTATCTGGCATATAAATAGAACCAACACCAGTTATAGGACTATGTTTAGAATCAGTGCTCGGCCGAGTTTCTCAATTTGCCCAAAAACATGCTCGTGGCGTCCGCGTCACGGTTAGGGATGGGCAACAGTTATGGCGGACGGGTgaccgcggttatttacctaTAACTGtatacccgttgggtaattgcctaaacggttatactcatacccataaccgtttataaacggttaaccatacccataatcgTATACTCATTTAATCGTAACCATTTAATatccgtttacccatttatcatttttaacccgtttatcttttttttttttttttttaccattacctcTTTTTCACCTGtctatatattttttaacaatttgaaaattaaaaaaaaaaattgtcataggTACTCAtaacccataaccgtttataacatatataaaataattaggtgctaagtattattggatcgagaacatggtttgtattagttttacatatataaaataattcgGTAAACGGTTACCTGTTTATAACAGCGGTTAATACCtataaccgtttaatttaaatggacgggtaaCCGCGATTACCCGTAACCAATGgatatttgcccatccctagacATACGGTTGAAGTGGTATTTTTCATTAGATTCACCAATAAAACTTGCTACTCTCTTCTTTTTACTATACAGAAGCACAACGCAGGTGCCATTAACCAAAATATCAAAGGAATATGGATTGCATTACAAAAAGGAGCTCACATATTTAGTCCACCAAATATGTGTATTTCTGGAAGGCGAGCGCTTTACAAATGGTTTTCTCATGGAGTCCGCCTTACTCTGTCCCTCTCCCTGAAACCTGGCCTTAAATTCTCACGAGAGAGCTTCTCGTACCCGTCCATCGCTTCGTCGAGTATAGGGCCGCTATGATGTTccttctgctgctgctgctctgACCAAAGTCGACCACTCCGGCATCCCACATCGTGACCATTCCGGCATCCTACATCGTACCCGGCCGTTGACATATAATTTGTATCCATCACCATGTCACCTTCTAGTATACGGAGAACCTTAAAGAACACGAAACAAACATGTGTCAAAACGTTCAAGATAAGTTGCCTACAAAGCAGAAGTAAGCTGGAAGTGGGAGTCTATTAGAACAAGTTGGGATGTCTTTTTTCCAGAGTTAACTCTTTACCTGAGACATGCGAGGCCTAGATTGAGGATCCCGCCGTATACATAGCGAAGCAGCGTGCAGCATGCAGTAAATCTCGTGTTCGGAATAGAAGTTGTCAAGTCTTGGGTCAATCAGTTCATCAATGGCATATTCTTCTAACAACGGCCGTGCCTGTGTTGGATCTAAAGTTTATAAGCAACAAACATCGGGCAACAGACTAGAACAAAATCGGTAAACATATGTATATTTACAACTTGCTTAATCGTACCCATTCAGTGAGACATTGCTGCCCCTTAGGCCGGTCAAGGTCCACAGCTTTTCGCCCTGTAACAAGTTCCACCAAGACCACCCCGAAGGAATAAACATCAGCCTTTTCTGTGATTTGACCACTCTGAGCATATTCAGGAGCCAAATATCTGCAACACAAAAGAACACACCAGACAATTGCAGAGCAGCATATAACAGAGTTGGATGGAAGGTCAAATCGCATTGGTAAAGCCTGTTAGTTGAGATTTACCCGAATGTTCCAATGACCCTCGTGTCCACACCCGTGTCCCCATCAGGCTGCCACCTTGCGAGGCCAAAATCCCCAACCTTGCAAGAAAAGTGAATAAAGTCAATAGTTTTATCTACTAACGAGCTAGCTAAATACACAATTCATGCATCTGCAAACAGCACTAAAAGGTTGCAGTACCAGTGGCTCAAAATCATGGGTGATGAGGATGTTGTTTGGCCGCATGTCACGGTGCACAATGCATCCCACTCTGCATTCTTCATGAAGATATCGTAGCCCTCGAGCTGCCCCTACAGCAATCTTTTGCCGTGCAGACCATTCTAAAGGCTCACAATGTCGCCCTGAAATAAACCCAGATCCATTGTGAGTCCGCAACATGGTTTCACATAAAATTAACAGCAAGTATCATTCAATACAGAATAAGTTTACCACTGCCAGAGAAAGATATATTACTGTATAGATGAGAATCTAATGACCCATTGCATATATATTCATAGACCAGCAATCTTCTTTTGTCCTCGATACAGAAGCCGACCAACATGACAACATTTCGATGCTGAGCACAGCTCAGGACTTCTACTTCTGAACAGAACTCCTGATCCCCCTGAGAACTAGCCAATTTATGTTGCTTGACAGCAACAGCCTGGCCATCTGGTAGCACCCCTCTGTGAACAGAACCAAACCCTCCTTCGGCCAAAAAATTGGCTTGCGAAAATCCTCCAGTAGCAAGCTCCAGCTCTGCATAGCTAAACCACCTTGGAGGTTTTCCAAAAACAGGTGCCTTGTGTTGGCATATTGAACATAATGGAGGAGGGCCTGGAGGAGCATTACTAGACAGTGAAATTGCTTCTCTCAGATTTCCGCTGAACTCCATGTCAACTCTAAAATTTCGCATTCCAATTCCAGCATCTTTATCAAGTTTTGAAAATTTCAGCAAATCCTTGGTAGTAGATGCTTTTGAATTATCGTTACTTCTGTGTGAGCTGTCTTCCATGTGTTGCGAGTATGGGCGATGAGAATTAAGAAATTCAGCTATCCATGGTTGGAACCTCAAACTTCTTGAAGAAGCTGATAAATGTTCACTGTCTGTGTCTGAACTACTGTCATCAAGAACCTTGTTTTCTTTATTAACT is a genomic window of Malus domestica chromosome 09, GDT2T_hap1 containing:
- the LOC103453552 gene encoding inactive protein kinase SELMODRAFT_444075 isoform X2, giving the protein MSREQKRGKQEKGSDDAEKVVVAVKASKEVPKTALVWALTHVVQPGDCITLLVVVPSQSSGKKLWGFPRFAGDCANHRKSHTGTTSELKCDISDSCSQMILQLHEVYDPNKINVKIKIISGSPSGSVAVEVKKAQASWVVLDKHLKHEEKHCMEELQCNIVVMKRSQPKVLRLNLNGSSKKEPELASSLLSEHGAGSDEHAKQKNDSLSSIRELVVTPTSSPELGTPFTATEAGTSSVSSSDPGTSPFFIPEINEDLKKEESLVNKENKVLDDSSSDTDSEHLSASSRSLRFQPWIAEFLNSHRPYSQHMEDSSHRSNDNSKASTTKDLLKFSKLDKDAGIGMRNFRVDMEFSGNLREAISLSSNAPPGPPPLCSICQHKAPVFGKPPRWFSYAELELATGGFSQANFLAEGGFGSVHRGVLPDGQAVAVKQHKLASSQGDQEFCSEVEVLSCAQHRNVVMLVGFCIEDKRRLLVYEYICNGSLDSHLYRRHCEPLEWSARQKIAVGAARGLRYLHEECRVGCIVHRDMRPNNILITHDFEPLVGDFGLARWQPDGDTGVDTRVIGTFGYLAPEYAQSGQITEKADVYSFGVVLVELVTGRKAVDLDRPKGQQCLTEWARPLLEEYAIDELIDPRLDNFYSEHEIYCMLHAASLCIRRDPQSRPRMSQVLRILEGDMVMDTNYMSTAGYDVGCRNGHDVGCRSGRLWSEQQQQKEHHSGPILDEAMDGYEKLSRENLRPGFRERDRVRRTP
- the LOC103453552 gene encoding inactive protein kinase SELMODRAFT_444075 isoform X1, whose product is MSREQKRGKQEKGSDDAEKVVVAVKASKEVPKTALVWALTHVVQPGDCITLLVVVPSQSSGKKLWGFPRFAGDCANHRKSHTGTTSELKCDISDSCSQMILQLHEVYDPNKINVKIKIISGSPSGSVAVEVKKAQASWVVLDKHLKHEEKHCMEELQCNIVVMKRSQPKVLRLNLNGSSKKEPELASSLLSEHGAGSDEHAKQKNDSLSSIRELVVTPTSSPELGTPFTATEAGTSSVSSSDPGTSPFFIPEINEDLKKEESLVNKENKVLDDSSSDTDSEHLSASSRSLRFQPWIAEFLNSHRPYSQHMEDSSHRSNDNSKASTTKDLLKFSKLDKDAGIGMRNFRVDMEFSGNLREAISLSSNAPPGPPPLCSICQHKAPVFGKPPRWFSYAELELATGGFSQANFLAEGGFGSVHRGVLPDGQAVAVKQHKLASSQGDQEFCSEVEVLSCAQHRNVVMLVGFCIEDKRRLLVYEYICNGSLDSHLYSNISFSGSGRHCEPLEWSARQKIAVGAARGLRYLHEECRVGCIVHRDMRPNNILITHDFEPLVGDFGLARWQPDGDTGVDTRVIGTFGYLAPEYAQSGQITEKADVYSFGVVLVELVTGRKAVDLDRPKGQQCLTEWARPLLEEYAIDELIDPRLDNFYSEHEIYCMLHAASLCIRRDPQSRPRMSQVLRILEGDMVMDTNYMSTAGYDVGCRNGHDVGCRSGRLWSEQQQQKEHHSGPILDEAMDGYEKLSRENLRPGFRERDRVRRTP